A window of Psychromonas sp. CNPT3 contains these coding sequences:
- a CDS encoding amidohydrolase: protein MFAKRHFLKKTLLATSILFAMSVNATENVDLMITDATVLTMNDNKTIYEHGTVVIKDNKIIAVGDASISKQYKADKILNVAGDIVMPGLINTHTHVSMTVFRSLADDVPNRLHRYIFPLEKKLVSRNMVRIGANLGNLEMVKGGVTTYSDMYYFEDEVAKTVDKIGMRAILGETVIKFPVADAKNAQEGIQYALKFIEEYKNHPRITPAFAPHAPYTNSTEVLQQITKLAKKLNVPVLIHLAESKRENEKIAARANGKTPVEYMHSIGSLDERLVAAHMINVSASDIELVKKAGTGVAHNMSANIKSAKGVSPALAMYDQGVRIGLGTDGPMSGNTLSTIDEFNQVAKVHKLVNHDRGAMPPIKVIDMATMGAARALHMEDKIGSLEVGKLADVIVIDTKAPNMIPMYNPYSVLVYSANSANVRHSIIAGKLIMEDRKMLTVNEKEIITEAIAFTKKVRQAVIENGEKVI, encoded by the coding sequence ATGTTTGCTAAGCGCCACTTTTTAAAAAAAACGTTACTTGCCACTTCGATCCTCTTTGCAATGTCCGTTAATGCAACTGAAAACGTTGATCTGATGATCACCGATGCTACCGTCTTAACCATGAATGATAATAAAACGATTTATGAGCATGGCACCGTGGTCATAAAAGATAATAAAATTATCGCCGTGGGTGATGCAAGTATTAGCAAGCAATACAAAGCCGATAAAATACTAAATGTTGCGGGTGACATCGTGATGCCAGGTTTAATTAATACACATACCCATGTCTCCATGACGGTATTTCGCTCTTTAGCAGATGATGTGCCAAATCGTTTACATCGCTATATTTTCCCCTTAGAGAAAAAACTTGTTAGCCGTAATATGGTGCGCATTGGCGCTAACTTAGGCAATCTTGAAATGGTGAAAGGTGGTGTCACGACTTATAGCGACATGTACTACTTTGAAGATGAAGTCGCTAAAACAGTCGATAAAATAGGGATGCGTGCTATTTTAGGCGAAACCGTGATCAAATTCCCTGTTGCAGATGCAAAAAATGCCCAAGAGGGGATCCAATACGCCCTTAAGTTTATTGAAGAATATAAAAACCATCCACGTATTACTCCCGCATTTGCACCACATGCTCCTTATACCAACAGCACGGAAGTCTTACAGCAGATAACAAAGTTAGCCAAAAAACTCAATGTGCCTGTGTTGATCCATCTCGCCGAATCAAAACGTGAAAATGAAAAAATAGCAGCACGCGCCAACGGTAAAACACCGGTGGAATACATGCATAGTATTGGCTCACTCGACGAACGTTTGGTGGCTGCGCATATGATCAATGTTAGCGCATCTGATATCGAACTCGTCAAAAAAGCGGGTACCGGTGTTGCACATAATATGAGTGCTAATATTAAATCTGCAAAAGGTGTGTCGCCGGCGCTTGCGATGTACGATCAAGGTGTCCGTATTGGTTTAGGTACCGACGGTCCTATGTCTGGCAATACATTAAGTACCATTGATGAATTTAATCAAGTTGCCAAAGTACATAAATTGGTTAACCATGATAGAGGCGCAATGCCACCGATTAAAGTTATCGATATGGCAACAATGGGCGCTGCCAGAGCACTACATATGGAAGATAAAATTGGCTCTCTTGAAGTTGGAAAACTAGCAGATGTGATCGTCATTGATACTAAAGCGCCAAACATGATCCCAATGTACAACCCTTATTCGGTCTTAGTTTACTCCGCAAACTCTGCAAATGTACGCCATTCTATCATCGCTGGAAAATTGATAATGGAAGATCGTAAGATGCTCACGGTGAACGAAAAAGAGATCATTACTGAAGCTATCGCGTTTACTAAAAAAGTCCGTCAAGCAGTCATAGAAAATGGTGAAAAAGTGATCTAA
- a CDS encoding class I SAM-dependent methyltransferase codes for MQPQEIASQLRCPSGAEATDVAKKMNISNYSLNKKCIGLLQLKASDSVLEIGPGNGTFVADIINVAKDITYMGVDWSAEMVVEARSINEHLINIGIVQFQQGNSQQLAFESHIFDKVFTAHTIYFWDDPSEHLAEIRRVLKPSGLLCIAFGNCKFMKDLAFVEYGFELYDPLKAIKLLHSSGFSIIETYQHKERGRSNAGDIVDKVIDILVCKA; via the coding sequence ATGCAACCACAAGAAATAGCATCGCAGTTGCGTTGCCCCAGTGGGGCAGAAGCAACGGACGTTGCAAAAAAGATGAATATATCCAACTATTCACTTAATAAAAAATGCATCGGACTTTTGCAACTAAAGGCATCTGACTCGGTGTTAGAAATTGGCCCAGGTAATGGCACATTCGTCGCTGATATCATTAATGTCGCCAAAGATATCACCTATATGGGTGTCGATTGGTCTGCAGAGATGGTGGTAGAGGCTCGGAGTATCAATGAACACTTGATAAATATTGGGATCGTTCAATTCCAACAAGGCAACTCTCAACAGTTAGCATTTGAAAGCCACATATTCGACAAAGTATTTACGGCTCACACTATTTACTTTTGGGACGATCCTAGTGAGCATCTTGCAGAGATTCGAAGAGTACTGAAACCATCCGGCTTATTGTGCATTGCCTTCGGTAATTGTAAATTTATGAAGGATCTTGCGTTTGTTGAATATGGTTTTGAACTATATGATCCGTTAAAAGCCATTAAGTTACTACATTCATCCGGTTTTAGCATTATCGAAACGTATCAGCACAAAGAGAGAGGACGTAGCAATGCAGGCGACATCGTGGACAAAGTGATTGATATCCTTGTATGTAAGGCTTAA
- a CDS encoding methyl-accepting chemotaxis protein, giving the protein MKLTIRVKLILTLCLPLLLLGIFSITYLINTEKIVLMAEKENVKVEFTKMLNKNLQNQVDTVTRSVSALYVQSQLEQIKNSLKDEMFDFRIAIEKIYQNSDSKEEAETIIFAFLNQYRWNNGRYLLAYDASSYVSRANGSNTMLVGLSDYYKKDADGGYFVQALVAAAKKDDIAFTQYAYLNPMTEKAENKVTVSFYFKPLDVVIATGEYIRTLQKSKREIALASLTSARYGKKGYFWIQDEKGNILAHPISSFIGKASKNAKKIVQSLKNNKENSIKIKVINPKTKQTENKIAYARKIFPDWGWTIVTTADESEILDAEEKLTSVTKDIFNDKVRSTIIISVVLLLVFFGIAFVIVSNIVKGLITLKTRIDTLSTGEADLTSRIEITSNDELADIGLSVNNFIIYLQAMIQDISQASENITESIEQLNIQSEQNNKALLVHATETEQVVSAITEMSATSETVAQGANETASNTQKANEEALLAKEIVVEASNSVFSLVDEVDSASDNINKMNENTLQIIKVLSVIGDIADQTNLLALNAAIEAARAGEQGRGFAVVADEVRSLAARTQTSTAEINAILTTLRSDATVAVASMELTKESCQRTAKNTEKVTVSLDHLTAFIVEINDLSTQIATASEEQSSVNEEVSRNMSNINQTVQDLTLNGQANVDSTQNLATANSQLNSLVSKFKLK; this is encoded by the coding sequence ATGAAATTAACAATAAGAGTAAAACTTATTCTTACCTTATGTTTGCCCTTGTTATTACTCGGTATTTTTTCGATCACTTACCTGATTAATACAGAAAAAATAGTATTAATGGCTGAAAAAGAAAATGTCAAAGTAGAATTCACTAAGATGTTAAATAAAAACCTTCAAAATCAGGTTGATACCGTCACGCGATCTGTCAGTGCTTTATATGTACAATCCCAATTAGAACAGATTAAAAATTCCCTCAAAGATGAAATGTTCGACTTTAGGATCGCCATTGAAAAAATATATCAAAATAGTGACTCAAAAGAAGAGGCTGAAACAATCATCTTTGCTTTTTTAAATCAGTATCGTTGGAATAATGGCCGTTACCTCTTGGCTTATGATGCAAGCTCTTATGTGAGTAGAGCTAATGGTAGTAATACGATGTTAGTTGGGTTAAGTGATTATTATAAAAAAGATGCTGATGGGGGTTATTTTGTACAAGCCCTTGTTGCAGCAGCTAAAAAAGATGATATCGCCTTCACGCAATATGCCTATTTAAACCCCATGACCGAAAAAGCAGAAAATAAAGTCACCGTTTCTTTTTACTTTAAACCTTTAGATGTGGTCATTGCCACTGGCGAATATATTCGCACATTACAAAAAAGTAAACGTGAAATCGCCCTTGCGTCCTTAACCTCTGCTCGATATGGAAAAAAAGGCTACTTTTGGATCCAAGATGAAAAGGGTAATATTCTTGCCCACCCTATTTCCAGTTTTATTGGTAAAGCCAGTAAAAACGCTAAGAAAATAGTACAATCACTAAAAAACAATAAAGAAAACAGCATAAAAATAAAAGTAATAAACCCTAAAACAAAACAAACTGAGAATAAAATTGCCTACGCAAGAAAAATATTCCCAGATTGGGGTTGGACCATTGTCACAACAGCAGATGAGAGCGAGATCCTCGATGCAGAAGAAAAATTAACTAGCGTGACTAAAGATATTTTTAACGATAAAGTACGAAGTACCATTATTATTTCGGTCGTTTTACTGCTGGTATTTTTTGGTATTGCCTTTGTTATCGTCAGTAACATTGTCAAAGGTCTTATTACATTAAAAACGCGTATAGATACCCTCTCTACCGGCGAAGCCGACTTAACGTCTCGTATCGAAATTACCTCGAATGATGAGCTGGCAGATATTGGCCTTTCCGTAAATAACTTTATTATTTACTTACAAGCTATGATCCAAGATATTTCTCAAGCTTCTGAGAATATTACCGAAAGTATTGAACAACTTAATATTCAATCGGAACAAAATAATAAAGCATTATTAGTGCATGCAACCGAAACAGAGCAAGTGGTCAGTGCCATTACGGAAATGAGTGCAACATCAGAAACGGTTGCCCAAGGCGCCAATGAAACGGCCAGTAATACACAAAAAGCAAACGAAGAAGCCTTACTCGCAAAAGAAATTGTTGTAGAAGCTTCAAACAGTGTCTTTTCTCTCGTTGATGAAGTTGACTCTGCATCTGATAACATCAATAAGATGAATGAAAATACGTTACAAATAATCAAAGTCTTGAGCGTCATCGGAGATATTGCGGATCAAACTAATTTACTTGCCCTAAACGCTGCGATTGAAGCTGCCCGCGCCGGGGAGCAAGGCAGAGGTTTTGCCGTTGTTGCAGATGAAGTGCGCTCGCTTGCTGCCAGAACGCAAACTAGTACGGCTGAAATAAATGCGATTTTGACAACGTTACGATCTGACGCCACTGTTGCTGTTGCATCGATGGAACTCACTAAAGAGAGTTGTCAACGCACCGCTAAAAACACCGAAAAAGTCACCGTCAGTCTCGATCATTTAACCGCGTTTATTGTTGAAATTAATGATTTAAGTACACAAATCGCGACAGCTTCTGAAGAGCAAAGCTCAGTAAATGAAGAAGTAAGTCGTAATATGTCTAATATTAATCAAACCGTGCAAGATTTAACCTTAAACGGACAAGCCAATGTTGATAGTACACAAAACCTAGCAACGGCAAATTCACAATTAAATTCATTAGTCAGTAAGTTTAAATTAAAATAA
- a CDS encoding tRNA-binding protein gives MQPAPIKALISFEDFEKLDIRVGTIISISEVKKSNKLMKLMVDFGDHTRSILSGIKQERLDDIEGKQALFVVNLPDRKMAGELSQGMLFDIGYADNLSLCLAIPDTKVANGSRAG, from the coding sequence ATGCAACCAGCTCCAATTAAAGCATTGATTAGTTTTGAAGATTTTGAAAAGCTAGATATTCGTGTAGGTACCATTATATCTATCAGTGAGGTTAAAAAATCAAATAAATTAATGAAGTTAATGGTCGATTTTGGCGATCATACGCGTTCAATACTTTCGGGCATCAAACAAGAACGACTTGATGATATTGAAGGCAAACAAGCATTATTTGTTGTTAATCTTCCCGATAGAAAAATGGCAGGGGAATTATCACAAGGCATGTTATTTGATATCGGTTACGCCGATAACTTAAGCCTATGCTTAGCTATCCCTGATACAAAAGTCGCAAATGGAAGCCGAGCGGGTTAA
- a CDS encoding ASCH domain-containing protein, producing MEEKAKNYLNQYLGSLSASERQRYQSFSADYFCADEYNANLCAELIRKGQKTATCSLKYGYGAANEPMPKIGHLMVVTDWNGHPICIVEIDSVKECKYSDVSTEFAYLEGEGDRTLKWWRKAHWDFFVNECSELNIDACADMMLVLEQFHVVHPSKI from the coding sequence ATGGAAGAAAAAGCCAAAAACTATTTGAATCAATACCTTGGATCATTAAGCGCATCTGAACGTCAACGATATCAATCATTTAGCGCAGATTACTTTTGTGCTGATGAGTACAATGCCAATTTATGTGCAGAGTTGATCCGTAAAGGCCAAAAAACAGCGACGTGTAGCCTGAAATATGGGTATGGCGCTGCGAATGAGCCAATGCCCAAAATTGGCCACTTGATGGTTGTCACTGACTGGAATGGCCATCCGATTTGTATTGTTGAAATTGATTCGGTGAAAGAATGTAAATATTCTGACGTATCCACTGAATTTGCTTATCTAGAAGGTGAGGGCGATCGTACACTAAAATGGTGGCGAAAAGCCCACTGGGATTTCTTTGTAAACGAATGTTCCGAGCTTAATATTGACGCATGTGCAGATATGATGCTAGTTTTAGAGCAATTTCACGTCGTTCATCCATCAAAAATATAA
- a CDS encoding GNAT family N-acetyltransferase: MEVHCKILKRQDSLKYRELRLESLKMHAELFGSDHETQSKLPKLFFERMIEDENENYVMIGAFSGQDLIGLCGLIPRDKKNSLEIVQMYVTSNARGKSTGQRLLSKAGSVLLNCSANTLELTVYSSNYVAIKSYESFGFNRVVDNGNEIIMTFQP, translated from the coding sequence ATGGAAGTGCATTGCAAAATTCTAAAACGACAGGACAGCCTCAAATATCGAGAGTTACGGCTTGAAAGTCTTAAAATGCATGCAGAGTTATTTGGCTCTGATCACGAAACACAATCTAAACTACCTAAATTGTTCTTTGAGCGCATGATTGAAGACGAAAACGAAAATTACGTAATGATTGGCGCTTTTAGTGGTCAAGATCTTATTGGTTTATGCGGTTTGATCCCAAGGGATAAAAAAAATTCATTAGAAATTGTTCAAATGTATGTCACCTCAAATGCTCGAGGCAAATCAACGGGCCAACGGTTATTGTCAAAAGCTGGATCAGTATTGCTCAATTGCAGTGCAAACACGTTGGAGTTAACTGTTTACTCTAGCAATTATGTGGCAATTAAATCTTATGAAAGTTTTGGTTTCAACCGTGTTGTAGACAACGGCAATGAAATCATCATGACTTTTCAGCCGTGA
- a CDS encoding DUF6868 family protein: protein MINVEFITAFFCWCTLINLSFLILSVLFIYLFRSFAMHTHTQLLDIKASELPTLYFKFLAHYKLGIILFNLVPYIALKLMD, encoded by the coding sequence ATGATAAATGTAGAATTTATAACAGCATTTTTCTGCTGGTGCACACTCATAAACCTTAGTTTTTTAATTTTATCTGTGTTGTTTATTTACCTTTTTCGCTCGTTTGCGATGCATACCCATACTCAGTTACTTGATATAAAAGCATCGGAGCTTCCCACGCTTTATTTTAAATTTTTGGCGCATTATAAACTTGGGATCATTCTCTTTAACTTAGTGCCATATATCGCGTTAAAATTAATGGATTAG
- a CDS encoding glucosaminidase domain-containing protein: protein MQLAKQTKIAMVIALLLSIASLIFYITQNEAELAPVTVQDKKERFRSLIVPAVNNVYANLMKQYVEIKEIIDAGQSNDEIEKLKVEYKATTNSDLLMALKPHPRSIAIAQAAMESSWATSRFFREANNIFGVWSFDENEPRIAALQKRSGKTIWLKKYRTVEEAVYDYYRTLARSSAFAEFRQTKVITNDPFILVTKLDRYSEKGHLYGKELTAIIKFNKFNEYDKN, encoded by the coding sequence GTGCAACTTGCTAAGCAAACCAAAATAGCTATGGTGATTGCTCTTCTGTTGAGTATAGCCAGTCTCATTTTCTATATAACTCAAAATGAAGCTGAATTGGCACCCGTGACCGTACAAGACAAAAAAGAAAGGTTTAGATCGTTAATCGTTCCCGCCGTTAATAATGTCTATGCAAATTTGATGAAGCAATATGTGGAAATTAAAGAAATAATAGATGCAGGGCAAAGCAATGATGAAATAGAAAAATTGAAAGTTGAATATAAAGCGACTACAAATAGTGATCTACTCATGGCACTAAAACCACACCCCAGGAGCATTGCTATCGCACAAGCTGCAATGGAAAGCTCTTGGGCTACTTCTCGTTTTTTTAGAGAAGCGAATAATATATTTGGTGTATGGTCTTTTGATGAAAATGAACCCCGTATTGCGGCATTACAAAAGCGTAGTGGTAAAACCATTTGGCTGAAGAAATACCGCACGGTTGAAGAAGCTGTATATGATTATTATCGTACATTAGCCAGAAGTAGTGCCTTTGCTGAATTTCGACAAACCAAAGTGATAACGAATGATCCCTTTATACTTGTGACAAAGCTAGATCGTTATTCCGAAAAAGGCCATTTATACGGTAAAGAGCTAACCGCAATTATCAAGTTTAATAAATTTAATGAGTATGATAAAAATTAA
- a CDS encoding PEP-CTERM sorting domain-containing protein, whose protein sequence is MKKFVCLLACLFAFSANATLITSISSGYTTHDFLSSGAKSGSIHESGITYSSTYSSSVYGYDGNYGFLRNGRWNNMNMIGLNTSFGTMTIEFDNAVSEVLAFVNYIDGWFGNAKMSVFDSNFNLLETNTLTFRTNKSNNSGFDLGFSSDTNEIKYIQFSDQYIGVHNLRTVQVPEPSAILLLAFGLAGIGFSMKKKAT, encoded by the coding sequence ATGAAAAAGTTTGTTTGTTTACTCGCCTGTTTGTTTGCTTTCTCTGCAAATGCTACTTTAATAACGAGTATTTCTTCCGGTTATACGACGCATGACTTCCTTTCTTCGGGCGCTAAATCTGGGTCCATCCATGAAAGTGGTATAACTTATAGTTCGACTTATTCGTCATCTGTTTATGGTTATGATGGTAATTATGGTTTTTTACGTAATGGGCGCTGGAATAACATGAATATGATTGGTCTTAATACTTCGTTTGGAACAATGACGATAGAGTTCGATAACGCGGTTAGTGAAGTATTAGCCTTTGTAAACTATATAGATGGTTGGTTTGGCAATGCTAAAATGAGTGTTTTTGATTCAAACTTTAATTTATTGGAAACGAATACGTTGACCTTCCGTACTAATAAGTCTAATAATTCAGGATTCGATCTTGGTTTTAGCAGTGACACCAATGAAATAAAATATATTCAATTTAGTGACCAATACATAGGTGTACATAACTTACGCACGGTACAAGTACCTGAACCTTCAGCGATACTATTACTTGCATTTGGACTCGCCGGCATTGGTTTTTCAATGAAAAAGAAAGCGACTTAA
- the trhO gene encoding oxygen-dependent tRNA uridine(34) hydroxylase TrhO, protein MSVKITVCALYKFVRLETFEALRAPLLQKMQSQDVRGTLLLAAEGINGTIAGPQKGIDAVLSFLSLYPNLEEISFKQSYHDENPFLRTKVKLKKEIVTLGVEGIDPNQVVGTYVKPKDWNALISDPDVTLIDTRNDYEIEIGTFQNAVNPHTTTFREFPEYVKNNLDKNKHKKVAMYCTGGIRCEKSTAYLKEQGFSEVYHLEGGILKYLEEVKKEESMWEGECFVFDARVSVDHDLKQGQCGQCYACRYPLTQDEMQSPHYVKGLSCHRCHDQVTDIQRNRFAERERQMGLAEKRGEAHIGGAVKQVINERRAEKAQKKAQQNVK, encoded by the coding sequence ATGTCAGTAAAAATCACTGTTTGTGCATTATATAAGTTCGTCCGCTTAGAAACGTTTGAAGCGTTACGTGCGCCTTTATTACAGAAAATGCAAAGCCAAGACGTTCGCGGTACCTTGCTACTCGCAGCCGAAGGTATCAATGGTACGATTGCCGGTCCTCAAAAGGGGATTGACGCCGTATTAAGTTTCTTATCTCTATATCCAAATTTAGAAGAGATCTCTTTTAAGCAGTCTTACCATGATGAAAATCCTTTTCTACGTACAAAAGTAAAACTCAAAAAAGAAATTGTCACACTGGGTGTTGAAGGCATTGATCCTAACCAAGTGGTGGGGACTTATGTTAAACCCAAGGATTGGAATGCGCTTATTTCTGATCCCGACGTGACCTTGATTGATACGCGTAATGATTACGAAATTGAAATTGGTACATTTCAAAATGCCGTTAATCCACATACCACCACTTTCCGTGAATTTCCTGAGTATGTTAAGAATAATTTAGATAAAAACAAACACAAAAAAGTCGCAATGTACTGTACTGGTGGGATCCGCTGTGAAAAATCAACGGCTTACTTAAAAGAGCAGGGGTTTTCAGAAGTTTATCACTTAGAGGGTGGTATTCTTAAATATCTTGAAGAAGTCAAAAAAGAAGAAAGTATGTGGGAAGGCGAATGCTTTGTATTTGATGCTAGAGTCTCGGTGGATCACGATTTAAAACAAGGGCAATGTGGGCAGTGTTATGCTTGTCGTTACCCTTTAACTCAAGACGAAATGCAAAGCCCGCATTATGTTAAAGGCCTTAGCTGTCATCGTTGTCATGATCAAGTTACAGATATACAACGTAATCGTTTTGCTGAGCGCGAGCGTCAAATGGGATTAGCAGAGAAACGTGGTGAAGCACATATTGGTGGGGCGGTTAAACAAGTCATTAATGAGCGCCGCGCAGAAAAAGCGCAGAAGAAAGCACAACAAAACGTGAAGTGA
- a CDS encoding DUF3297 family protein, producing MNDTTSLPTLPDRLSSDPRSPHHVEEIFEHNIGILLNGKERFDVEEYCISEGWVRVPSHKAMDRRGHPLMLTVKGKVEAFYS from the coding sequence ATGAACGACACTACATCACTACCCACTTTACCAGATCGCCTTTCAAGTGATCCCCGCAGTCCACACCACGTGGAAGAAATTTTTGAGCACAATATTGGTATTTTACTTAACGGCAAAGAACGTTTTGATGTAGAAGAATATTGTATCAGTGAAGGTTGGGTAAGAGTTCCTTCGCACAAAGCGATGGATCGTCGTGGTCATCCCCTTATGTTAACCGTAAAAGGCAAAGTAGAAGCTTTTTATAGTTAA
- a CDS encoding GFA family protein, which translates to MSTVKGSCHCKAVKWEFTLPIKTVVKCHCQNCRKLQGSDYSSWVIVPQEQLEITSGKEYLSKYEASELSSKTFCSLCGSSTYLMNGKHFPDHFVIPLGAIDNYSEVLAPQIQVYTADKAAWVSLHDDEPVLN; encoded by the coding sequence ATGAGTACCGTTAAAGGAAGTTGTCATTGTAAGGCTGTAAAGTGGGAATTTACTTTACCGATTAAAACGGTTGTTAAATGCCATTGTCAAAATTGTAGAAAATTACAAGGATCGGATTATAGCTCATGGGTTATTGTCCCTCAGGAGCAACTTGAAATAACGTCAGGTAAAGAATATCTCTCTAAATATGAGGCGAGTGAACTCTCCAGTAAAACATTTTGTTCTCTTTGTGGCTCTTCTACCTATTTAATGAATGGAAAGCACTTTCCTGATCACTTTGTTATTCCCCTTGGCGCGATTGATAATTATTCAGAGGTGTTAGCGCCACAGATACAAGTTTACACCGCAGACAAGGCAGCATGGGTGAGTTTACATGATGATGAGCCCGTACTTAATTAA
- a CDS encoding SDR family oxidoreductase: MYATHKGSCFCKSYKMIIQNFKDNIMMRVLVVGSTGYLGKFIVKNLIERNLQCVALARTPSKLQHLQQSIEIIEADVTNTSSLINCCDNIDIVISTLGITKQQDGLSYMDIDYQANLNILNEALRCAVKKFIYVSVFNGDALQNLQICQAKEKFVNTLINSGLDYCIVRPTGFFSDMTEFYNMAKKGRIYLFGKGQYKSNPIHGDDLAQVCIDAITEDQKQISVGGPDVFTQTELATLAFDVLSMPVKITYIPDFIRVALLKLCKLIFSTAKYGPIEFFLNVLVMDMSAPKSGVHKLRRYFESLVNNKTSR, translated from the coding sequence ATGTATGCTACACATAAGGGATCTTGTTTTTGTAAATCGTATAAAATGATAATTCAAAACTTTAAGGATAATATTATGATGCGCGTCTTAGTCGTAGGCTCTACCGGTTATTTGGGTAAGTTCATCGTAAAAAACCTGATAGAAAGAAACCTTCAATGCGTTGCATTAGCGAGAACCCCCTCCAAATTGCAACATTTACAGCAATCCATCGAGATTATTGAAGCCGATGTGACCAATACTTCATCTTTAATAAACTGCTGCGACAATATTGATATTGTTATCTCGACGCTCGGGATCACAAAGCAACAAGACGGCTTGTCATATATGGATATTGATTACCAAGCTAACTTAAACATCCTCAATGAAGCGCTACGGTGTGCGGTTAAAAAGTTTATATATGTCTCGGTGTTTAATGGTGATGCGTTACAAAATTTACAAATTTGCCAAGCCAAAGAAAAGTTTGTTAACACGTTAATTAATTCAGGTCTAGACTACTGCATAGTGCGCCCAACCGGGTTCTTTTCTGATATGACTGAATTTTATAATATGGCAAAAAAAGGCCGAATTTATTTATTTGGCAAAGGACAATATAAGTCAAACCCCATCCATGGAGATGATTTAGCGCAAGTTTGTATTGATGCAATCACAGAGGATCAAAAACAAATTTCAGTAGGGGGCCCAGACGTTTTCACCCAAACAGAGCTTGCTACGCTTGCGTTTGATGTACTGTCGATGCCCGTTAAAATCACCTATATCCCAGATTTCATCCGTGTTGCATTATTAAAGCTGTGTAAATTGATATTTAGTACGGCTAAATATGGGCCTATTGAGTTTTTCTTAAACGTATTAGTTATGGATATGAGCGCGCCAAAGTCGGGTGTTCATAAATTACGTCGATATTTTGAATCGTTAGTTAACAACAAAACGTCTAGATAA